A part of Anolis carolinensis isolate JA03-04 unplaced genomic scaffold, rAnoCar3.1.pri scaffold_10, whole genome shotgun sequence genomic DNA contains:
- the LOC134293835 gene encoding skin secretory protein xP2-like, producing the protein MAEDEAKATKAEGGASGGPPAMQAPRREEGDEEEEEEGEGAASEATSVSSGGSRAPSPAANGLPGPRGAKEAPGGPAGELQEGAGAVVGEDRLSSASQEAPSPEWHECPECGRGFGTSRALKVHRSYHIGRKRPHGGGGGSSGPSSCPSPLGPPGTKAPPLPEGPPSRGRAFHYICAECGLGFASPASLEGHRCEHGWRQQQRGAFPLPRHQPSPSPSPAGGQANGGAQEEAEEAEGGPYHCTECPGEFGLVSQLHQHYMLHARGEL; encoded by the exons ATGGCCGAAGACGAGGCCAAGGCGACGAAGGCGGAGGGCGGGGCCTCGGGCG GGCCCCCCGCCATGCAGGCCCCCCGCCGGGAGGAAggcgacgaggaggaggaggaggagggcgagggCGCCGCCTCTGAGGCCACCTCCGTGTCTTCGGGGGGCAGCCGGGCCCCCTCCCCCGCCGCCAACGGGCTCCCAG gGCCGAGGGGCGCCAAGGAGGCTCCTGGGGGCCCGGCCGGGGAGCTGCAGGAGGGTGCGGGTGCCGTTGTGGGGGAGGACCGCCTGAGCAGCGCTTCGCAGGAGGCCCCCAGCCCCGAGTGGCACGAGTGCCCCGAGTGCGGGCGCGGCTTCGGCACATCGCGGGCCCTGAAGGTGCACCGGAGCTACCACATCGGGCGCAAGCGGCCCCACGGCGGGGGCGGAGGCAGCAGCGGACCCTCCTCGTGCCCCTCCCCGCTGGGCCCTCCGGGCACCAAGGCCCCCCCGCTCCCCGAGGGGCCCCCCTCCCGCGGCAGGGCCTTCCACTACATCTGCGCCGAGTGCGGCCTGGGCTTCGCCTCCCCAGCCTCCCTGGAGGGGCACCGCTGCGAGCACGGCTGGCGGCAGCAGCAGCGCGGGGCCTTCCCCCTCCCCCGCCACCAGccgtccccctccccttcccccgcGGGGGGGCAGGCCAACGGGGGCGCccaggaggaggcggaggaggcggaggggggGCCCTACCACTGCACCGAGTGCCCCGGGGAGTTCGGCCTGGTCTCGCAGCTGCACCAGCACTACATGCTCCACGCGCGGGGGGAGCTCTAG